Within the Dehalococcoidia bacterium genome, the region ACCCAGAGACGGCCGGAGGCCCAGACAATATCCGAAGCCATCGAAGGTGTGGGCGGAGTTCTCAACGGGGGCACGGATAAAGAGATGACCGTCTACTGGGCCAAAGTAGCCCGTCCGCATTTAGAGCTTGCCTTTGATGTCCTGGGCGATATGATCCGCTGCTCCAGATTTGATCCCGTTGAGACGGAAAAGGAACGCCAGGTGATCATCGAGGAAATCAACATGAGCATGGATTCTCCACAGCAACGTGTGAGCATGCTCATTGACGAAGTCATCTGGCCCGATCAAACGCTGGGACGGGATGTTGCAGGGAGCAAGGAAACGGTGAGTTCGCTCACCCGTGAGACCTTGTTTGATTATCATGCCCGGCAGTATACGCCTTCAGGTATTGTAGTTGCGGTTGCCGGTGATATAAGACATGAGGACGTAGTTCTCACTGCGGACAGGACGTTTGGTGACTGGGCTGCTACCACTCCCGGCCTATGGTTCCCTGCTGAAGATAGTCAAGAGGAGCCTCGCTATCGCAAAGAGTTCAGGGATACAGAGCAGTCCCATCTCTGTCTGGCGCTGAGAGGTCTTTCCAATTCTCATCCGGATCGTTTCAACTTCGATATGTTGAACGTTGTCCTCGGAGGCGGAATGAGCAGCCGCCTCTTTCTGGAGCTTCGAGAACGGAAGGGGCTGGTTTACGATATTCACAGCTACGTGAGTCACTTTCTGGACTCGGGTTCGCTCACGATTTACGCCGGGGTTGAACCGAAGAACATCGAAGCCACAATCGCGGTTATCCTTGAAGAACTGGCCAAACTTAAGGCGCGGGATATTCGCGAGGAAGAGTTTGCCAAGGTCAAGGAAATGGCTAAAGGCCGTCTTTTGCTTGGCATGGAGGATACCCGAAGCGTCTCCGGCTGGATCGGAAGCCAGGAACTTCTGCTAGGGGAAATCAAAACCATCGATGAGATGGTCTCCATCATCGATGCGATCACTATCGACGGGTTAAGAAGAGTGGCAGAGAATCTGTTTCAGCCCAAAGGATTGAGCATGGCAATTGTCGGGCCGAAGTCTGATGAAGGACGGATCAGGCATCTGTTGAACCTCTGATGAGAACAGTTGGGGAATTTTGACATGCCGTTTATCCGGGGATGTTGGCGATGATGGCTTGCTAAGGGTGTTTTTGGTGTGGAAGTAGGTGGGTGAGATTTGATATAATGGAAATTACTTGGGCTCATAGCTCAGTTGGTCAGAGCATCTGCTTTACACGCAGAGGGTCAGAGGTTCGAGTCCTCTTGAGCCCATTGTCAAACACGCTGTTTTGATCCTCTCTATTACAGCGGTTATGGTCATTCAAGCGTTTTCCCCATGTCAACGGCAATCCTCTGAGAAATAGCCCCTGTTGCTCATTTATCGTGGGTTCGTTTATCGGGAATCGAGAGCAGGGCCTGTCTTGTCGAAGCGGTTCGGGCCTGACTCTCGGGAGTATCTACTCGCCATTAAGCCCCATGCTAAAGCTTGACTTCTTTGATGGGCGTGGATATCATCTTAATAACATCTTTCGGCAGGCTTCACGATTAAATGCCGTCAGGAGGCCAGACTCATGAAGTATCAAACTCAGGAGTGGTTGGATGCTATCGTGGCGAAGAGCAGGACGGATGAAGCATATCTGAAGAAAGCCAAAGGGCTGACTGCCAAGCAAAGATCGATCACCCTGGATGCCCCGGGAGGCGTGGATATTCTTATCGCTTGGGAATGGGTGGACGGCAAGGTAGTGAAGGCTAACCGCCAGGAGAAACCCGCCCCCAGTGAGTGGCGCAACTGGAAGAATGAAGACGAATACCTCTCGACTACCATGGGAACCTATGAAAACCTGTCCAAGATCGCCAAGGGAGAGATGAATGCCCAGGTTGCCATGGCCAAGAAGCAATATGTTGTCCATGGGAACATGCTCAAGATATTTGCTAAAATGGGCAAATTCAACGCTTTCGCCGAATTAGTAGCCTCGATTCCGACCGAGTACTAAATTCACTTTTTGTGAGAGGCTTTCCGAATCAACCATGTCGGCCCTCGCCATGGCTTGGCAATCATGCAGGGACATAATGCACCACGCCCCTGAACAGTTGAGCCCAGGCAAGGGCTGGTTTTGATCCATACCCTGCAGGGACAACATTATGCCCGGAGGGAAGCACCTCCGGCTGTTTAGGTGACTAAATCCGAGAAATTTAAAAAGGAGGCTAAACTGTGGAAATCAAGAAGGAAATCATGGAAATGGTCAACAAGCCCGGAAGGATCGGAACACTGAGCACAGCGAACAAGCAAGGCCAACCCAATGTGGCCTATCTGGGCAGCCCCCGTCTTACGCCGGAGGGAACGATGATCCTGGCGCTGGGAAACAATCGAACGCTACGTAATCTGAATGAGAATCCCAATGCTGTCTTCTTCTGTATCGCAGATGGGCCGGTTGCGTTTACAACGCCGGGCTATCGTCTGTATATGAAGGTAAAAGAGATTCAAAATCAAGGGCCGATCCTCGATGGCATAAAGAGCGCCATTGCCAAAATGGGAGCAACCGACGCCGCTAAAATGATGGTAGCCGCGGTGATCTTTGAGGTCACTGAGATTCGTCCAATGGTAGCCAGAGGCTAAAACACTCATCGTAACGATAATTCCTCGATTGGTATGGACGCCGGAGAACCGAAGAGGTTGTCCGGGGTTCATGCTATCGATAGTGTAGGGAATTCAGGGAGGGAAAATTGATCGTCGCCGGATGTGATGTTGGTTCTTTGACGGGTAAAGCCGTAATTATGAAGGATTCGAAGATAGTCTCCAGCGCAATTATGCTGCGCACCGTGAAACCTGAGGACACGGCTAGGATAATTCTGGATCAGGCGCTCACCAAGGCCAAGATGAAGCGGGAAGATATCGAATATCTCGTTGGCACAGGTTATGGCAGAACGAAAATCCCGTTTGCCAACACCAATATTTCAGAGATCACCTGTCATGGGAAAGGGGCTCACTGGCTGGTACCTTCGATAAGAACCATCCTCGATATTGGGGGACAGGACAGCAAGGTAATCTCACTGGATTCAGAAGGGTTCGTTGCCGACTTTGTGATGAACGACAAATGCGCCGCCGGAACGGGAAGGTTTCTGGAGGGTGTGGCAAAGGCGCTGGAAATAAAACTGGAAGAGCTGGGGCCAGTGTCGTTAAAGGCGCACGCTCCATCTCAAATCAGCAGTCAGTGTAGCGTCTTCGCCGAGTCTGAGGTCGTTACCTTGCTGGCTGATGGGGTGGACATCGCCGATATTGTGGCCGGTATTCACAAGGCAATCGCCAGCCGACTCATATCGATGGTCAAAAAAGTGGGCGTCAAGAAGGACTTCACCGTCACCGGCGGTGTGGCCAAGAATGTCGGTGTGGTTAAGTTCCTTGAGGAAGGCCTGGGTGAGAAAGTCATGCATCTGCCGGAGGATCCTCAACTTGTGGGGGCTATAGGCGCTGCTATCTTAGCCCAGGAAAAACTGACCAAAAGCCGCGCGTGAGATCAATAACTTTTCAGGGAGGTTGGCGATATGCAAACCAAGGGAATCAAAATAGCCGTAACCGGCAAGGGCGGCAGCGGCAAGACAATGCTCACTGCCCTGATGACCAAACTCCTGGCAGAGAGAAAAGACCTCAAGATTCTGGCCATCGATGCGGATTCCGCCATCAACTTACCCTACGCGCTGGGGACGAACTTCACCAAGACCGTGGCGGAACTCCGAAGATACATTATTGAAGATCCTTCAGCCAAGGACGAAATGCAAGATAAGCCGATCAAAGCGGTGATGGAGCAAAGCCTTCAGACAGGAAAGGGATTTCAACTTCTGGTGATGGGCCGGCCTGAAGGACCGGGATGTTTTTGCGGTGTCAACGAACTGCTCAAGCACGGAATTGAAACCCTCTCTAAAGACTTTGATGTAACGTTGATTGATTGCGAGGCAGGCCCGGAACAAGTAAACCGCAGGGTGGTTAAGGGGGTGGATTTCCTCATCATCGTGACGGACACGTCGATCAGAGGCGCCCAGGTGGCAGGCGCAATCACCGAGGTGATGGAGCGGGACAAAGATATCCGACCCGCTCATGCAGGCTTGGTTATTAACAGATTCAAGGAAGACGACAAACTCATCAGGGAGATTGCCGACCGGCGCGGCATCGAAATTCTTGCCCATATTCCGGAGGATCCAAACATCACCGAATATGACGGGGCCGGCAAGCCAATCATCGATCTGCCCAATAGCTCGCCGAGCGTCCTGGCCGTTCAAGAGCTGCTTCGTAAGATGAAGTTGTGAAGTGCTCATTTCTTGCATGTGAGGGCATGGTTTTAAGGGCTTGCCATGACCATCCGTTCCAGCCTGGGGAACTCTCCTGATTTAGCTTGGCGCTTTCATCAGCCCTGCTAAGAACAGGCCGCTCTTTGGAATCAAATTGGACGCTGTGCTGCCTTGTAACGGGACTATTGTTGGGATACAATGGATGCAGAGTTATCAGAATCGGACGGTCTCGTTTTTGAGTTATACGGGCCTTCACGTCCACTTTTAACAACGGCTGACGGTAGCATCAGAAGGCTACCGAAGTTATTGGGCAAGCAAAATTTCAGGAGTAGGAGCGCTGACTATGGAAGCATTAGCTCCCTCAAAAGAAGGATCACAGTTCATCAAAGAGGCGGGGGGTGAGGCATTCAAGCTCTGTTACCAGTGCGGTCTATGCGCAGCTACATGTCCGTGGAATATGGTCAGGAACTTTATTCCCCGGCGCATGATCCACGGAACACAACTGGGCTTGTTTGAATCGGACATCGAAGAGTTCTGGCAGTGCACTACCTGCGGGGCATGCGTCAAGCGATGTCCGCGCGGCGTAGAGATCATCGATGTAATGAAGTCGGTGCGACGCATTGTCACTGAGTTCGGTGTTGGCAAGGTCCCCGATTCACTGCGCATCACCGTTAAGAATATCTCCGCCCTGGGCAACCCGCCAGGCGAAGCTCCTGAAAAGCGGGTGGACTGGGCAAAAGGCCTGGACGTCAAATCCTTCACCAAAGACACTGACCTGCTCTATTTCTCCTGTTGCATCCCCGCTTATGACCCTAAAGCTAAGAAGATTGCCCAGTCTACAGCCAGCATCCTCAAGAAATGCGGAGTGGATTTCGGCATATTGAACGGCCAGGAAAACTGCTGCGGAGAGAGCGTCCGCAAGGCGGGGGACGAGCGTGTGTTCCAGACCCTCGCGCAGAACAATATCAATATCATGAATGAGAGCGGCGTCAAAAAGATCCTGGTCAGTTCGCCGCATTGCTATCATACCTTCAAGAACGAATACCCCGAGCTTGGCGGGAAGTTTGAAGTCGTTCATTACACTCAATACATGGCACAACTCATCAAGGAAGGGAAGCTAAAACCAACCAAGCCCATGGCGAAGAAGGTCATATATCAAGATCCGTGCTATCTGGGACGGCACAACGGTATTTATGACGAGCCGAGGGAAGTGCTCAAGAGTATCCCCGGCTTGCAGTTGGTGGAATTCCCTGACGTTCGGGAAAACGCGCTCTGCTGCGGTGGTGGGGGCGGCAGAGTCTGGATGGAAACTGCGGCCGGAGAGCGATTTTCCGAGATCAAGGTAAAGCAGGCGGTTGAAGTCAAAGCTGAGGTGATAGCCGTTGCCTGCCCCTATTGCAAGGTGATGTTTGAAGACGCCATCCTGGTGACCGGCAAGGAAAACGAGATTAAGGTCAAAGATATCTCCGAGCTTATCGATGAAGCAATCGGATAAGAGGTAGCAACAGTGACGATGGAAGATAAAGATATAACCCTTAAGGTGCACGGCGGTAAGACCGGGGCGGTGATGGTAGTGGGAGGAGGAGTCAGCGGAATACAAGCCTCTCTGGATTTGGCCAATTCTGGATACAAGGTCTACCTGGTTGAGGAAGGCCCGGCCATCGGTGGAAAGATGGCGCAGTTAGACAAGACCTTTCCCACCAACGACTGCTCCATGTGCATCCTGTCCCCGAAATTCATTGAGCTGGCCCGGAATCAGAACATCGAGATATTGACTCTTTCCACTGTAGAGGGTATTCAGGGTGAGGCGGGTAATTTCAACGTCTTGGTTCGCAAAAAGCCCCGGTACATCGATGAAGAGAAATGCAACGCCTGCGGAACCTGTGTTGAGTATTGCCCTGTCAAAATTTCCGATCCTTACAATGAAAACCTGAACATCCACCGATGTATCTATATTCCATTCCCTCAGGCGGTTCCAGCCCTTTATCTGATCGATCCTGCCCAATGCGTCTTTATGCAGCGAACCGAGTGCAAAATATGTGCACCGACCTGCAAGGTGAAGGCCATCGATTTCAAACAGCAAGAGAAGCAACTGGAAATCGAGGTTGGCGCTGTGATCCTGGCCCCCGGCTATGAGAAGTTTGATCCTGAGACCAAGTCGGAATACGGTTATGGAACCCGGGCCAACATCGTTACCAGCCTGGAGTTCGAGCGCATGCTCAGTGCCTCCGGCCCCTTCAAAGGAGAAGTGAAGCGCCCATCGGACAAGAAACACCCCAAGAAAATCGCCTGGATGCAATGCATCGGCTCAAGAGACACAGTCAGCGGCAACACCTATTGCTCGGCCGTTTGCTGTATGTATTCCACCAAGCAATTGATCATCGCCAAAGAGCATGATCCGGCGCTTGAGGCGACCATTTTCTATAACGATATCCGAGCCTACGGAAAGGGCTTTGAACGATATTATGAGAGAGCCAAGGCCATGCCCGGCGTCCGGTATATCTGGAACATGCCGGCCATCACCCGGGAGATTCCGGGGAGCAAGAATATCGCCATCCGGTATGTTGTCAACGGAAAAGAGACCAAAGAAGAGGAGTTTGATCTTGTGGTTCTGTCCGTTGGCCTTTGCTCCACTCCGGGAATAAAGGAACTGGCCAACAAATTATCCGTCGATATCGATAAATACGGCTTCTGTAAAACCGATAACTTCACCCCCGTCGAGACCTCAAGACCGGGAATTTATGTTTCTGGCGTCTTTCGCGGCCCGATGGATATCCCCGAGTCTGTAATGACGGCCAGCGGCGCGGCAGCGGCCGCCTCCCAGCTTCTCTCTGAATCCAGAGGGACGCTGATGAAGACCAAAGAGTATCCGCCGGAACGGGATATATCAGGCGAGGAGCCGAGGGTTGGAGTGTTTGTCTGTCATTGCGGCACCAACATTGCCGGGGTAGTCAGCGTTCCCAAGGTAGTACAGTTTGCCAAGAAATTGCCTGATGTGGTTCATGCCGAAGACACCGTTTTTGCCTGCTCCATCGATTCGGCCAAGCATATTAGCGAGACGATCAAGGAAAAGGGTCTCAATCGCGTGGTTGTAGCCGCCTGTACGCCCAGAACGCATGAGCCCGTCTTCCAGGAAACGCTCCGGGAGGCCGGTTTGAATCCGTTCCTGTATGAGCAGGCCAATATCCGCGAACATTGTTCCTGGGTACACATGGAAGACAAGAAGGCGGCGACGCTCAAAGCGCAGGAGTTGGTGCGAATGGCGGTGGCCAAGGTCAGACTGGTTGAGCCGCTTCAGCGAGTCTCGCTCAGCTTGAACCACACCGCTCTGGTGATCGGCGGCGGCATTGCCGGAATGACGAGTGCCCTGAACTTGGCGGACCAGGGATTCGAGGTTCATCTGGTAGAGAAGGAATCCCACTTGGGAGGTATGGCCAAACGCATCCACTACACACTTGAAGGCAGTGAGGTTCAACCGTTCCTCCACGGCCTCATCAAGAAAGTGAAAGGGAATTCGCTGATCCACGTCCATACCGGCTCGGTGATTACCAAGGCTTACGGGTGCGTGGGTAATTTTGTCAGCACCATCGGGGGACCTCAGGGAGATGCGAAGGACATCGAACATGGCGTGGCCATTCTGGCCATCGGCGGCCAGGAATTCAAGCCCAATGAATATCTCTATGGAAAAGACCCGCGCGTCCTGACGCAACTGGAACTGGAAGATGCCATCGTTCAGAAAAATGAGAGGGTGACCGGTGCGCAAAGCATGGTAATGATTCAGTGCGTGGGATCCAGAGACAAGGAGCACCCTTATTGCAGCCGAATCTGCTGCAGCCAGGCCATCAAGAATGCCATCAAACTGAAAGAGGTCAATCCGGAGATGGAGATTTACGTTCTTCATCGAGATATGCGAACCTACAGCCTCAAAGAGGACTATTATCGTGAAGCTGCGGAGCGGGACGTGAAGTTCATCCGCTTCGATGCGGAAAACAAGCCCCAGATGGAGATTGCGCAAGCTGACGGCAAAGAGATTCTGAGGATCACCGTCGTTGACCGTTTACTCGGCGAACTGATCGAGATCGATGCCGATATCCTGACGCTGAGTACGGCGGCACTGGCTCCCTCCAACATCAAAGAGCTCTCGCAACTATACAAAGTGCCGGTGAACGAAGATGGATTCTTCCTGGAAGCTCACATGAAGCTCAGACCGGTCGATTTTGCCACCGATGGCGTTTTTATGTGCGGACTGGCCCATAATCCCAAGCTGATCGAGGAGTCGATCGCCCAGGCCAGGGCGGCCGCATCGCGGGCTACCACAGTATTGGCCAAGGAGAGCGTAACGGGTGAGGGCATTGTCTGCTACGTGAACAAAGATGTCTGCGGCGGATGCGGAGTCTGCGAGATATTGTGTCCGTATTCGGCTATTACAGTCGACAAGACGGAGAAGCTGGCCGAAGTGAATGCAGGCATCTGCAAGGGGTGCGGAACATGCGCTGCCGCTTGCCCCTCCGGCGCAGCCCAGCAAAAGGGCTTCCGGAAAGACCAGATATCCTCGATGATCAGCGCGGCTTTGGAGGTATAGAATATGGGCAGCATGGATGCATTCGAGCCCAAAATCATCGGCTTATGTTGCAACTGGTGTACCTATGCCGGGGCCGACCTGGCAGGGGTTAGCCGGATTCAATATCCGCCCAACTTCAGAATGGTCAGACTGATGTGCTCCGGCGCAGTCGATCCGGTATACATCCTGGAAGCTTTTCAGAAGGGCGCCGACGGCGTATTTATTGGCGGTTGCCATATCGGAGACTGCCACTATATTTCCGGAAATCACAAGACTCTGAAGAGAATTGCCCTCACCAAGAAATTACTCGATCAAATGGGAATCGATCCCAAGAGATTAAGGCTGGAGTGGATATCGGCGGCAGAAGGTCCCCGGTTCGCCCAATTAGTGACCGAGTTCACCAGAGAAATTAAAGAGCTGGGGCCGAGCACTTTGAAACCATCGGCCAAGGAATCCAAACCGGAAGAGCCAATCCCTGCGAAACAACCGGCAGGGGTGCACACGTAGGTGAATCCCACAGGAAGGAGCCACAATGGGAAAACTTAAAATAGCAGGCTACTGGGCATCAAGCTGCGGTGGCTGTGAGATTGCGACCCTGGAGATCGGAGAGAAGATTGTCGAACTGGCTCAGGTGGCTGATATTGTATTCTGGCCTGCCCTCGTTGACTTCAAATACCAGGATGTGGAAAAGATGCCCGATAAGAGCATCGATGTCTGCCTTTTCAACGGGGCCATTCAGACTTCCGATAACGAACACCTCGCCAAGCTGATGCGAGCCAAGTCCAAGGTGTTGGTGGCCTATGGCTCCTGCGCTTATGAAGGATGCATCCCTGGCCTGGCCAACATGTCGAACCGGGAGGGTGTATTCCAGCGGGTGTACTTCGATACGGAATCTACTGTCAACCCAAATAAAATCCTCCCCCAGACCAGTTGTAAGGTGCCCGAAGGTGAACTGGAGTTGCCCGAGTTTTATGACACGGTGAGAACCCTGGCCCAGACGGTGGAGGTGGATTATTTCGTGCCCGGCTGTCCCCCCGTGGGAAAGCAGACATGGGCCGTGCTGGAGGCCATCATTCAAGGGAAGCTCCCGCCTCCCGGGAGTGTCGTTGGGGCGGGCAGGCAAATCCTCTGCGAAGAATGCCCTCGAACCAGAGAGGAGAAAAAGCTAAAGGCCATTTATCGCCCTCACGAGATCATCGCGGACCCGGAGAAGTGTCTTCTGGAACAGGGACTTCTCTGTGCCGGAATCGCTACCCGAGAGGGATGCGGGGCGCTCTGCCCCAAAGCAGGCATGCCCTGCACGGGGTGTTACGGCCCGCCGGAAGGGGTCAACGACCAGGGCGCTCGATTCCTGAGCGCGGTGGCTTCCATCATCGACTCCGACGACCCGGTGGAGATCAATCGAATCCTCGATTCGATCCGCGATCCGGTGGGAACCTTCTATCGCTACAGCCTGCCGAATTCCATTCTGAAGAGGTCAGTGATCCGATGAAGAAAATAAGCATTGATCCCGTTACGCGACTCGAAGGCCACGGCAAGATCGAGATTTTCCTCGATGACGCTGGCGAGGTGGCCAACGCTTATGTCCAGATCCCGGAGCTGAGGGGATTCGAGAAGTTCTGCGAAGGGCGTCTGGTGGAGGATTTACCTCAGATCACCGAGCGCATCTGCGGCGTCTGCCCCGAGGCTCATCACATGGCCTCCGTGAAGGCAGTTGATGCAGTCTTTCAGGTTGACCCGCCTCCGGCGGGAAAGATGCTCCGCGAGCTTCTTTACAGCGCTTTCTATGTGGCTGACCACACCACGCATTTCTACATTCTCAGCGGGCCGGATTTCGTCATCGGTCCGGAGGCGCCCCCTGCCGAGCGCAATATCCTGGGAATCATTGCCAAGCTGCCGGAGGTAGCGCTTAAAGTGGTCCAGACGCGGCAGATGGGTCACGAGATTATCGAGATGGTAGGAGGGAGGAAGGTTCACCCCTGCGGCGCGATACCCGGCGGAATGAGCCACGGACTCAAAGAGGATCAGCGCAAGCAGATCGAGGAAATGGGCCGTTCCATGCTGGAGTTTGCCAAGTTGACCATCAAGGTGTTCGACGACGTGGTTTTGGCCAACAAAGCTTATGTCGACATGATTTTGAGTGAGGAATATACTCACCGCACCTACTATATGGGACTGGTGGATGAAAAGAACAGGGTCAACTTCTATGACGGAAAAGTTCGGGTAGTCGATCCCAACGGCAAGGAGTTCATCAAATACTCACCCAATGAGTATCTGGAACATATCGCCGAAGGCGTGGAACCCTGGTCATACCTCAAATTCCCTTATCTCAAGAATGTGGGATGGAAGGGACTCACCGATGGAATCGAGAGCGGCGTTTACCGGGCTACGCCTCTTTCCCGCCTCAACGCCGCTGACGGCATGGCCACTCCTCTGGCACAGGAGCAATACGAGAGGATGTATGCCACTCTCGGAGGAAAGCCGGTTCATGCCACATTGGCCACTCACTGGGCCCGTATCATCGAACTGCTGTATGCTGCCGAGCGCCTGATGGAACTGGTCACCGATCCTGAGATCACCAGCCCCAACTATCGCGTGATTCCGACGGCAACGCCGAAGGAAGGGGTGGGAATTGTGGAAGCGCCACGGGGTACGCTAACCCACCACTATGTCACCGATGAACATGGCGTGGTTCAGCGGGCCAACCTCATTGTGGGGACGACCAATAACAATGCAGCCATCTCGATGTCAGTCAAGAAAGCTGCCCAGGGATTGATCAAGGGTGGAAAGACTGTAACCGAAGGGCTGCTCAACAGGATCGAGATGGCTTTCCGCGCTTACGATCCCTGCTTTGGCTGCGCCACCCACTCTCTGCCGGGACAAATGCCGCTGGAAGTCACCATCCGCAACTCCAAGGGCGAGATCGTCAATAAAATATCGAGGTCCTGAGGTTTCTGAAAAGAGAAAAAAAGGAGGCCCCCTTAGCGAACTGAGGGGCCTCCTTTTTTGTGCGGTGAGATTGCAGGCTGGCTTTGCTTTGTTAGCGAAACCGACCGACGGCAATGTAGATCGCGCCTGCCAGGGCCAAAATGCCGAATAGACTGACGTAGAAGCCCATGGCAACTCCGATAGCGTAGGCTGCCAGCACACTAGTGCCGGCTATTACCTCCAGACCGCGCCCCCTTTTTCGATTGACGCTGCGACTGACCATGTCGCCGATGATCTGCCCGGTGACTAGCACCATCAAGTAGAAGAAGAACAGAAGAGAATCCCCGATAATCCCCAGAACAGCCCCGCAAATACCGGCCAATGCTAGACCCACACCAACTGCCTTGAGATGATCTAAAAACGAGACCTGAAAGATAGGCAAACGAGTAACCTTGGCACAACCGGGACAGCGGGCGCCGACGGGTGTTTGTACAGAGCACTTCGGACAAATAGGTGTTTCGCACTTGCCGCAGCGGAGATTGGTTTCTACCTTTGAGTGGCGTGTGCAATACATCTGATGTCCTTTGTTTTAAGGAGTTTTTCCTGCAAGGCGTTGTTTTCGCAGAGCAACGAGCTGATCGATGGTTTTCTGAGGCACGTCCGTCTGGCCGATTCGGGTGCCATCGCCTTCAAATCCATGATAATCGCTGCCGCCGCAAGGTATGAGGCCATAGCGACGAGCCACTTCGCGCAACCTGGCTATGGTTTCCGAAGTGTAATCTTTGTAATAGACTTCCATGCCGATAAGGCCTGCTTTCTTGAGATTGGGAATAATGGTGTCCAGGCCCATCATCTTCGCCGGATGGGCCAGAACTGCCAGTCCGCCCGTCTTTGTGATCAATTCGATCGTCTCAACAGGGCTTAGCTTTTCCCGCTCCACAAATGCTGGCCCGCCGTCGTCTATATAGCGCTCGAACGCCTCATTGATTGAAGATACATGACCATACTCCACCAGAGCTTGAGCGATGTGTGGTCTTCCGATTGAGGCTTCCCCGGCTATTTTGGCTACATATTCCCAGGGAACCCGAATCCCCAGAGCATCCAGCTTGGATAGCATTTGCTTTCCCCGGCTGGTTCTGGAGTCGCGAAGCAGATTCAGTTTGGTGGACAGCTCAGCGGAGTGGTGATCGATAAAGTAGCCCAGGATGTGCATCTCATCCGGGGAGACATCCGCTCCCATTTCCACACCGGGGATAACCAGCAGTCCGGGAAACTTGCGGGCCTCCTCCAAAGCCATCGCTATTCCTTCAACTGAATCATGATCGGTGATGGCAATGGCAGTCATTCCCAGTTCCGCTGCTCGGGCAACTATCTCTGTAGGACTGAACCGCCCGTCCGAGGCCGTCGTATGGATATGAAGATCGATGTTCATGATTCCGGCAATTCGGTGTCGATGCGCGTGATCCTTGTTGCCCGGCCGCTGTCCTCAATCTCCACCAATACTGAGTTAAAGATAACAGGCCCCTTGCCGACGGATAACATATGGGGCATCTGGGTGAGAAACCGGTGAATTGCACCTTCGGCATCATCACCAATAACAGAATTCTTAGGCCCCACCATGCCGATATCGGTGACGAATGCGGTGCCTTTGGGCAGTACTCGGGCATCAACAGTGCCCACGTGTGTGTGTGTCCCTACTACTGCGCTGACCCGACCATCCAGATACACCCCCAGGGCATTCTTCTCGGAAGTAGCTTCCGCATGAAAATCGATCAGAACGATTCTGGGCTTGGGGTTGCCCTCATTAAGGAGACGATCCATTGCTTGAAAAGGACAATCCATGCCACCCATAAATACGCGTCCCAGAAGACTCACCACCATCACCTGACCA harbors:
- a CDS encoding PHP domain-containing protein yields the protein MNIDLHIHTTASDGRFSPTEIVARAAELGMTAIAITDHDSVEGIAMALEEARKFPGLLVIPGVEMGADVSPDEMHILGYFIDHHSAELSTKLNLLRDSRTSRGKQMLSKLDALGIRVPWEYVAKIAGEASIGRPHIAQALVEYGHVSSINEAFERYIDDGGPAFVEREKLSPVETIELITKTGGLAVLAHPAKMMGLDTIIPNLKKAGLIGMEVYYKDYTSETIARLREVARRYGLIPCGGSDYHGFEGDGTRIGQTDVPQKTIDQLVALRKQRLAGKTP
- a CDS encoding TIGR00282 family metallophosphoesterase, whose product is MKVLFIGDIIGKPGRTAVRALVPRLRQQQGIDLVIANGENSAGGIGITSTTAQELFQSGIDVITTGNHIWKHKEIVPYLGSSSAPVLRPLNFPPGVPGKGSLIHGQVMVVSLLGRVFMGGMDCPFQAMDRLLNEGNPKPRIVLIDFHAEATSEKNALGVYLDGRVSAVVGTHTHVGTVDARVLPKGTAFVTDIGMVGPKNSVIGDDAEGAIHRFLTQMPHMLSVGKGPVIFNSVLVEIEDSGRATRITRIDTELPES